In Ectothiorhodospiraceae bacterium 2226, a single window of DNA contains:
- a CDS encoding transglutaminase family protein: MWLRVSCSIEMDFEVESPMILLLRPRSDARQWVARDRYAVSPALPITEYTDMYGNRCQRLLAPPGRFELNVSSDVKVAALTEQRPDAPYVPVQDLPDDTLMYLTPSRYCESDKLDALASQIVADCAPGYEQVLAISRWINRSIAYRTDSDPVPVSAVEVVARRDGVCRDFAHLGIALCRSLSIPARIIVGYRHRLEPMDLHAWFEAFVGGQWYPFDPTQPTLSGARVYLARGRDAADVPVFAQFGPLVIPSRMDVAVEEISEPGH, from the coding sequence ATGTGGCTGCGGGTCAGCTGTAGCATCGAAATGGACTTCGAGGTGGAGAGCCCGATGATCCTGCTGTTGCGTCCGCGCAGCGACGCGCGGCAGTGGGTGGCGCGCGATCGCTATGCTGTCTCGCCGGCCTTGCCGATCACCGAGTACACGGACATGTACGGCAACCGCTGTCAGCGCCTGCTGGCCCCGCCGGGCCGCTTCGAGTTGAACGTCAGCTCGGATGTGAAGGTGGCGGCGCTGACCGAGCAGCGGCCCGATGCCCCTTACGTCCCGGTGCAGGATCTGCCCGACGATACCCTGATGTATCTGACCCCCAGCCGCTACTGCGAGTCCGACAAGCTGGACGCGCTGGCCTCGCAGATCGTGGCCGACTGCGCGCCGGGCTACGAGCAGGTGCTGGCGATCTCGCGCTGGATCAACCGCTCGATCGCCTACCGCACCGACTCCGACCCGGTGCCCGTCTCGGCCGTGGAGGTGGTGGCGCGGCGCGACGGCGTATGCCGCGACTTCGCGCACCTGGGCATCGCCTTGTGCCGCAGCCTGAGCATCCCGGCGCGCATCATCGTGGGCTACCGCCATCGCCTGGAGCCGATGGACCTGCACGCCTGGTTCGAGGCCTTCGTCGGCGGCCAGTGGTACCCTTTCGACCCGACCCAGCCGACCCTGAGCGGAGCGCGCGTGTACCTCGCGCGCGGCCGGGACGCGGCCGATGTGCCGGTGTTCGCCCAGTTCGGCCCGCTCGTGATCCCCTCGCGGATGGACGTGGCGGTCGAGGAGATTTCGGAGCCGGGACATTGA
- a CDS encoding cupin domain-containing protein: MSLALVLVSTASMAHPGPEVVPPAERERAAALAAQGPAENRGIEDVSRLGGVDLGREFEGLAGRELRAREIVIAPGGVIGVHEHDRRPGMAYILEGEIVEHRSDAQEPLLRRAGEAAFEWSGVVHWWENRSNTPVRALVVDIVPAEAR; encoded by the coding sequence ATGTCGCTAGCCTTGGTTCTCGTTTCCACGGCCAGCATGGCCCACCCCGGCCCCGAAGTCGTGCCGCCCGCCGAGCGCGAGCGCGCGGCGGCGCTGGCGGCGCAGGGGCCGGCGGAGAACCGGGGCATCGAGGATGTGTCGCGGCTGGGGGGCGTGGACCTCGGGCGCGAGTTCGAGGGGCTGGCGGGGCGCGAGCTGCGCGCGCGCGAGATCGTGATCGCGCCGGGCGGGGTGATCGGCGTGCACGAACACGACCGACGCCCGGGCATGGCGTACATCCTGGAAGGTGAGATCGTGGAGCACCGCAGCGATGCGCAGGAACCGCTGCTGCGGCGCGCGGGCGAGGCGGCCTTCGAGTGGAGCGGCGTGGTGCACTGGTGGGAGAACCGCTCGAACACGCCGGTGCGCGCGCTGGTGGTGGATATCGTGCCGGCCGAGGCGCGCTAG
- a CDS encoding EAL domain-containing protein, which produces MARSAIATPPRFLKDLLGWLAVAAGFVVAARLGALLIVQPTELNNWMPIWFPAGVGFAAVYAWGPRVWPGIFLGALVTGLWAAVPPLVAALIGLGNVVEALVAVYLVRRLGGPLLLAHVRGVLAFAAAAVVGAALSASLGLAALLAGGLATSTAIGLMWWQWLFGNVAGVFVLAPLLLAWKRSPRVEKVNGAEAVLIVGLAVLSAQAMFGGWTASGALPLSFATVPLLVWAAFRLGLGGTAAVILTLTFIAAWNTAAGRGPFMHENGIASMLLLQTYVGITSFLGLMFAAVIGENERVRHLQQRTVRDLERRVDERTDALRAANRSLHTEMAERARAQRISSGHARVLELLATGRPLEDVLHRLCTETQAAAPGVLCSILLLDADGRRLHHAAAPSLPGFYRRAIDGIEIGPGVGSCGTAAATGARVVIADIASHPYWAGLRELTARAGLRACWSEPIKAQDGAVLGSFALYYRQPRGPEPFELELLGGAAHLAGIAIERKRDEQRLYQLANHDPLTGLLNRPAFLAGVDQALGAARRQGVRAALLFLDLDNFKLVNDTLGHEAGDQLLQEVARRLQAPLRSHDLVARLGGDEFTVLCELAHSGDGRAVADKLLDTLAPPLVLGGHEFAVKGSIGISVFPDDGTTAAELLKHADVAMYRAKEAGGDTAHYFTADMNARTQARLRIEHELRAALTREEFCLHFQPQWHLASGALVGLEALVRWNHPERGLVGPAEFIAAAEANGLIVPLGNWVLRAACAQVAAWRARGLPLVRLAVNLSPRQLLHEDVADVVARALHETGLPAQSLELELTETALMENVDESVAVLHALRAQGVQLAIDDFGTGYSSLAHLKRLPIGRLKIDRGFVRDLTTNPDDAAIVSATIALGHSLHRQVIAEGVESDEQLQFLKDAGCDEVQGYFLSRPLPATDIPALLVASRTRDKACS; this is translated from the coding sequence TTGGCTCGATCGGCTATTGCTACACCTCCCCGCTTTCTAAAAGACCTGCTTGGCTGGTTGGCCGTCGCCGCCGGCTTCGTGGTTGCCGCGCGGCTCGGCGCACTGCTCATCGTGCAGCCGACCGAACTCAACAACTGGATGCCCATCTGGTTCCCCGCGGGGGTCGGTTTTGCGGCGGTCTATGCATGGGGCCCACGTGTCTGGCCCGGCATCTTCCTCGGCGCGTTGGTGACGGGGCTGTGGGCTGCCGTGCCGCCGCTTGTCGCAGCGCTGATCGGCCTCGGCAACGTTGTCGAGGCGCTGGTCGCGGTGTATCTGGTACGGCGCTTGGGCGGGCCGCTCCTGCTGGCGCATGTGCGCGGCGTGCTCGCCTTCGCGGCCGCGGCGGTGGTGGGCGCCGCGCTCAGCGCGTCGCTCGGGCTGGCGGCGCTGCTCGCCGGCGGCCTCGCCACAAGCACCGCAATCGGCTTGATGTGGTGGCAGTGGCTGTTCGGCAACGTCGCCGGGGTGTTCGTGCTCGCGCCGCTGCTGCTCGCCTGGAAGCGCAGCCCGCGCGTGGAAAAGGTGAACGGCGCCGAGGCGGTGCTCATTGTCGGCCTCGCGGTGCTAAGCGCACAGGCGATGTTCGGCGGTTGGACCGCCTCGGGGGCGCTACCGCTTAGTTTCGCCACGGTCCCGCTGCTGGTGTGGGCCGCGTTTCGCCTAGGGCTCGGCGGCACGGCGGCGGTCATCCTCACGCTGACCTTCATCGCGGCATGGAACACCGCGGCCGGGCGCGGCCCCTTCATGCACGAGAACGGCATCGCGAGCATGCTGCTGCTGCAGACCTACGTGGGCATTACCAGCTTCCTCGGTTTGATGTTCGCGGCGGTGATCGGCGAGAACGAGCGGGTGCGCCACCTCCAGCAACGCACGGTGCGGGATCTCGAACGGCGGGTGGACGAGCGTACCGACGCGCTGCGTGCGGCCAACCGCTCGCTGCACACCGAGATGGCCGAACGCGCCCGCGCGCAGCGCATCAGCAGCGGCCATGCGCGGGTATTGGAGCTGCTCGCCACCGGCCGCCCGCTGGAGGATGTGCTGCACCGGCTGTGCACCGAGACGCAGGCGGCGGCGCCGGGCGTGCTGTGCTCCATCCTGCTGCTGGATGCGGACGGGCGCCGTTTGCATCACGCCGCTGCGCCCAGCCTGCCGGGGTTTTACCGCCGCGCGATCGACGGGATCGAGATCGGGCCGGGGGTGGGCTCCTGCGGGACGGCGGCGGCGACCGGCGCCCGCGTGGTCATCGCCGACATCGCCAGCCACCCCTACTGGGCGGGGCTGCGCGAGCTGACCGCCCGGGCCGGGCTGCGCGCCTGTTGGTCGGAACCGATCAAGGCGCAGGACGGCGCGGTGCTCGGCAGCTTCGCGCTCTATTACCGCCAGCCGCGGGGTCCCGAGCCGTTCGAGCTCGAGTTGCTCGGCGGAGCGGCGCACCTCGCGGGCATCGCGATCGAGCGCAAACGCGACGAGCAGCGGCTCTACCAACTGGCGAACCACGATCCGCTGACCGGCCTGCTGAACCGCCCCGCCTTCCTGGCGGGGGTCGACCAGGCGCTCGGTGCCGCACGGCGGCAGGGCGTGCGCGCGGCGCTGCTGTTTCTGGATCTGGACAACTTCAAGCTGGTCAACGACACGCTCGGCCACGAGGCGGGCGATCAGCTCCTGCAGGAGGTCGCCCGCCGCCTGCAGGCGCCGCTGCGCAGCCACGACCTGGTTGCCCGCCTCGGCGGCGACGAGTTCACCGTGCTGTGCGAGCTGGCGCATTCGGGCGACGGACGCGCGGTGGCCGACAAGCTGCTGGACACCCTCGCGCCGCCGCTGGTGCTGGGCGGTCACGAGTTCGCCGTGAAGGGCAGCATCGGCATCAGCGTGTTTCCCGACGACGGCACCACCGCGGCCGAGTTGCTGAAGCACGCCGACGTGGCCATGTACCGCGCCAAGGAAGCGGGCGGCGACACTGCGCACTACTTCACCGCGGACATGAACGCACGCACGCAGGCCCGTCTGCGCATCGAGCACGAACTGCGCGCGGCGCTGACGCGCGAGGAGTTCTGCCTGCACTTCCAACCGCAGTGGCATCTGGCCAGCGGCGCCTTGGTCGGGCTGGAGGCGCTGGTGCGCTGGAACCACCCCGAGCGCGGGCTGGTGGGCCCGGCCGAGTTCATTGCCGCCGCGGAGGCCAACGGCCTCATCGTGCCGCTGGGCAACTGGGTGCTGCGCGCCGCCTGCGCGCAAGTCGCCGCGTGGCGGGCGCGCGGTCTGCCGTTGGTGCGGTTGGCGGTCAACCTCTCGCCGCGCCAGCTCCTCCACGAGGACGTCGCGGACGTGGTGGCCCGCGCGCTGCACGAGACCGGTCTGCCCGCGCAAAGCCTGGAACTGGAGCTGACCGAGACCGCGCTGATGGAGAACGTGGACGAGTCGGTGGCGGTGCTGCACGCACTGCGGGCGCAGGGCGTGCAGCTCGCCATCGACGACTTTGGCACCGGCTATTCGTCGCTGGCGCACCTCAAGCGCCTGCCGATCGGGCGCCTGAAGATCGACCGCGGCTTCGTGCGCGACCTCACCACCAACCCCGACGACGCGGCGATCGTGTCGGCCACCATCGCCCTCGGCCACAGCCTGCACCGCCAGGTCATCGCCGAAGGCGTGGAGAGCGACGAGCAGTTGCAGTTCCTCAAGGACGCCGGCTGCGACGAGGTTCAGGGCTACTTCCTCAGCCGCCCGCTACCGGCGACGGACATCCCGGCGCTGCTGGTCGCGTCCCGGACGCGCGACAAAGCCTGCTCCTAG
- a CDS encoding nucleotidyl transferase AbiEii/AbiGii toxin family protein translates to MRADDPNVVLVEAVAGGLGDLCEELVFVGGCAVSLLMDSPSAAPARVTHDVDLVVKVVALPAYYALERELERSGFKRDDDPDAPICRWRLGEVMVDVMPSDPTVLGFSNRWYATVVSREHFLVRLPSGRGIRLISAPGLLATKFEAFRSRGKSDALQSHDLEDIINIIEARRNIIAEVGASDAAVREYIKEQVADLVQDRGFAHALPGLITFDDIYQDRLDAVRGRLAALAQLENGGSTE, encoded by the coding sequence ATGAGAGCGGACGATCCCAACGTTGTGCTCGTGGAGGCTGTCGCTGGAGGCTTGGGCGATCTTTGCGAGGAACTTGTGTTCGTGGGCGGTTGTGCCGTGAGCTTGCTCATGGACTCGCCTTCGGCGGCGCCGGCTCGGGTCACGCATGATGTGGACCTTGTGGTCAAGGTGGTTGCGCTGCCGGCCTACTATGCCCTGGAGCGCGAGCTCGAACGCAGCGGTTTCAAACGGGATGACGACCCGGATGCGCCGATTTGCCGCTGGCGCCTGGGAGAGGTCATGGTCGATGTAATGCCCTCGGACCCGACCGTCCTCGGCTTTTCGAACCGCTGGTACGCCACGGTTGTTTCGAGGGAACATTTCTTGGTCCGGCTTCCGAGCGGGCGAGGGATACGGCTGATCTCAGCCCCGGGACTGCTCGCCACGAAATTCGAGGCATTCCGCTCGCGCGGCAAGAGCGACGCACTTCAGAGCCACGACCTTGAAGACATCATCAACATCATCGAAGCGCGGCGGAACATTATCGCGGAAGTGGGCGCATCAGATGCCGCCGTGCGCGAATACATTAAGGAACAGGTGGCCGACCTGGTTCAGGACAGAGGCTTTGCCCACGCGCTCCCGGGCTTGATCACGTTCGACGATATTTATCAGGACCGCCTTGACGCGGTGCGCGGGCGACTCGCCGCCCTCGCCCAGCTTGAGAACGGAGGTTCCACGGAATGA
- a CDS encoding 3'-5' exonuclease has protein sequence MTRFAAIDFETACYRADSACAVGIVIVEDGRIVERLYQVIRPPTRWFSFTHIHGLTWADVQDAQAFDAVWEGMAQALEGIAFFAAHNAPFDRGVLAACCTRYGLPAPAPEFVCTVRLARAQWNVRPTKLPDVCRYLGIRLNHHHAGSDAEACAQIVIAAQQEGWRYACEGTDPGIAIDSTGCGD, from the coding sequence ATGACCCGCTTCGCCGCCATCGACTTCGAGACCGCCTGCTACCGGGCCGACAGCGCCTGCGCGGTGGGCATCGTGATCGTGGAGGACGGGCGCATCGTGGAGCGGCTGTACCAGGTGATCCGGCCGCCGACGCGGTGGTTTTCGTTCACACATATCCACGGGCTGACCTGGGCCGACGTGCAGGACGCACAGGCGTTCGACGCGGTGTGGGAGGGCATGGCGCAGGCGCTGGAGGGCATCGCGTTCTTCGCCGCGCACAATGCGCCGTTCGACCGGGGCGTGCTCGCGGCCTGCTGCACGCGCTACGGGCTGCCGGCCCCCGCCCCCGAGTTCGTGTGCACGGTGCGCCTGGCGCGCGCGCAGTGGAACGTCCGCCCCACCAAACTGCCCGACGTGTGCCGCTACCTCGGCATCCGCCTCAACCACCACCACGCGGGCTCGGACGCCGAGGCCTGCGCGCAGATCGTGATCGCGGCGCAGCAGGAGGGGTGGCGCTACGCATGCGAAGGGACGGACCCGGGCATCGCCATCGATTCAACCGGTTGCGGCGACTGA
- a CDS encoding PIN domain-containing protein has product MRFVVLFDACVLYPAPLRDFLLRLATTGLFAARWTDRIHDEWIRNLLKVRPDLEHQLARTRELMNEAVPDCLVSGYEPLIDGLTLPDAGDRHVLAAAIRCNAQIVVTFNLKDFPVAALDPFGIEAMHPDRFVEHQLDLHQGLVIGSAKTHRASLRHPAKSPEEYLETLAAQGLVVTADRLREFADLL; this is encoded by the coding sequence ATGCGGTTCGTCGTACTGTTCGACGCCTGCGTGTTGTATCCCGCTCCACTGCGGGACTTTCTGCTTCGCTTGGCGACCACAGGCCTCTTCGCCGCCCGCTGGACGGACCGCATACATGACGAATGGATTCGGAACCTACTGAAGGTGCGACCGGACCTGGAGCATCAACTCGCCCGGACGCGCGAACTGATGAACGAGGCGGTCCCAGACTGCCTGGTCAGCGGCTACGAGCCGCTGATCGATGGGCTAACGTTACCCGATGCGGGCGACAGACATGTACTCGCGGCGGCGATCCGGTGCAACGCCCAGATCGTTGTCACGTTCAACCTCAAGGATTTCCCGGTCGCCGCGCTCGACCCCTTTGGCATAGAAGCCATGCACCCGGACCGATTCGTCGAGCATCAACTTGATCTGCACCAGGGTCTGGTCATCGGCTCAGCCAAGACACATCGTGCCTCCCTCAGACACCCGGCGAAGTCGCCGGAAGAGTATCTCGAAACGCTCGCTGCACAGGGGCTGGTAGTCACGGCGGACCGCTTGCGGGAGTTCGCAGACTTGCTGTAG
- a CDS encoding nucleotidyltransferase family protein, with protein MVRERALDLLSRSKPVLAARYGVTGLALFGSTVRGGARADSDVDVLVAFDGPATSDRYFGVQFFLEDLLGAPVDLVTEKALRPELRPFIEKEAVRV; from the coding sequence ATGGTCCGCGAGCGCGCACTCGACCTCCTTAGTCGAAGCAAACCGGTACTCGCCGCCCGATACGGCGTTACCGGCTTGGCCCTGTTCGGCTCCACGGTTCGTGGCGGCGCGCGCGCCGACAGCGATGTCGACGTATTGGTTGCCTTCGACGGCCCGGCCACCTCCGACCGCTACTTCGGCGTTCAGTTCTTTCTGGAGGATTTGCTCGGGGCGCCGGTCGACCTCGTTACCGAGAAGGCGCTACGCCCGGAGTTACGCCCCTTCATCGAGAAGGAGGCGGTTCGTGTCTGA
- a CDS encoding carbonic anhydrase, whose protein sequence is MSQIVEEVMAANAAYAKDFGDKGKLAMPPARHFAILTCMDARLDPAKYAGLAEGDAHVIRNAGGRASDDAIRSLVISHKLLGTREWFVIHHTDCGMETFTNEVMAELLTNSLDTASIDAQGWHDTGKGPGSIEGRYINWLTIKDQAASVVEDVKRIKAHPLVPHDIPVYGYIYDCKSGQLQEVSKATEIGRAA, encoded by the coding sequence ATGAGCCAGATCGTAGAGGAAGTAATGGCCGCCAACGCGGCCTATGCCAAGGACTTCGGCGACAAGGGCAAACTCGCCATGCCGCCGGCGCGCCACTTTGCCATCCTCACCTGCATGGACGCGCGCCTGGACCCGGCCAAGTACGCGGGTCTCGCCGAGGGCGACGCGCACGTGATTCGCAACGCCGGTGGGCGCGCGAGCGATGACGCGATCCGCTCGCTGGTGATCTCGCACAAGCTGCTCGGCACGCGCGAGTGGTTCGTGATCCACCACACCGACTGTGGCATGGAGACCTTCACCAACGAGGTGATGGCCGAGCTGCTCACGAACAGCCTGGACACGGCCAGCATCGATGCGCAGGGATGGCACGACACGGGCAAAGGCCCCGGCTCGATCGAGGGTCGCTACATCAATTGGCTGACCATCAAGGACCAGGCGGCCAGCGTGGTGGAGGACGTCAAGCGCATCAAGGCGCACCCGCTGGTGCCGCACGACATTCCGGTGTACGGCTACATCTACGACTGCAAGAGCGGGCAGCTGCAGGAAGTGAGTAAGGCGACCGAGATCGGCAGGGCCGCGTAG
- a CDS encoding helix-turn-helix domain-containing protein: MSAERSHQELPDTEASRLAHAGAGELSRLLAEKPKADRAHVRLDGHDLILPRQALTLLRDLLAEMAQGHAVTVVPTHAELTTQEAADLLNVSRPHLVKLLEAGELAFTKTGTHRRIRYQDLMEYKRRRDERSKAALDELAKEAQDHDMGY; encoded by the coding sequence ATGAGCGCTGAACGGAGTCACCAGGAACTGCCGGACACTGAAGCTTCACGCTTAGCACACGCCGGGGCAGGTGAACTGAGTCGCCTGCTGGCCGAGAAGCCGAAGGCAGATCGCGCCCACGTCCGCCTCGACGGCCATGACCTGATTCTTCCCCGCCAAGCGCTAACGCTGCTGCGTGACCTGCTGGCCGAGATGGCTCAAGGCCACGCCGTCACCGTCGTGCCTACGCATGCGGAGTTGACCACCCAGGAAGCGGCCGACCTCCTCAACGTGTCGCGCCCGCATCTGGTCAAGCTGCTGGAGGCAGGCGAACTCGCGTTCACGAAGACGGGTACACATCGCCGCATTCGTTATCAGGACCTGATGGAGTACAAACGGCGTCGCGATGAACGAAGCAAGGCGGCGCTCGACGAACTGGCAAAAGAGGCCCAGGACCACGATATGGGTTACTGA
- a CDS encoding mobile mystery protein A, with protein MRSEDRATARRKLDTRLNPLRDSESLLRPPRGWVKAIREALGMTTAQLGRRLGVSQPRIVALEKAEARGAITLESLEKAAHALDCRLVYALVPRQPLEETIKERAAHKARQRLASTRHSMALEAQRVDAADEDAQLKGLVDRMLQKAGSELWEEGE; from the coding sequence ATGCGCTCGGAAGATCGTGCCACGGCACGCCGAAAACTCGATACCAGGTTGAATCCGCTACGCGATTCCGAGTCCCTTCTGCGCCCTCCGCGCGGCTGGGTCAAGGCCATCCGCGAGGCGTTGGGCATGACCACCGCGCAACTCGGACGGCGCCTGGGCGTGAGTCAGCCCCGCATCGTCGCCCTCGAGAAGGCGGAAGCCAGGGGCGCGATCACGCTCGAAAGCCTTGAAAAGGCCGCGCATGCGTTGGATTGTCGGCTCGTGTACGCGCTCGTTCCCCGGCAGCCGCTGGAGGAAACGATCAAGGAGCGCGCGGCCCATAAGGCCAGGCAAAGACTCGCGTCCACGCGGCACAGCATGGCGCTGGAAGCGCAGCGCGTAGACGCGGCCGACGAAGACGCGCAGCTCAAGGGCCTAGTCGACCGCATGCTGCAAAAGGCGGGGTCCGAGCTTTGGGAGGAGGGGGAATG
- a CDS encoding sensor histidine kinase yields MRSLKGHLTLLIGAGLLALLALQAAGLRVIPGALVEDYVLTRLEHDADTLYARLLAAAEPVELFAGSVGIIYERPLSGHYFRIDTGDAVLRSRSLWDEDLPLAALVPGEARTARLPGPLDQTLLVLSRGYQVAGQAVTIAVAEDVSAMERTVARLERQLLGAMLAAVVLVLLLQLLVIRRALRPVDAAVAACRSLERGAPAPVELRAPREIEPLVEAINRLVRHHGRRLARQRRALGNLSHALKTPLAVLGQIADETAARGDHATAEALRAPLATMHRTVERELRRARLAGRDQPGAGFDARAELPPLAEALQRLYEGRVTIDLDVRGEPAPLDAEDMLELFGNLLDNACKWAAARVRVSVRQGRDLDAVIEDDGPGVAPEAYARLGQPGVRLDEQTPGHGLGLAIVHDVVDQYEGRVAYGRSSALGGLSVTLHISGAGR; encoded by the coding sequence ATGCGCTCCCTCAAGGGCCACCTCACGCTGCTGATCGGCGCCGGCCTGCTGGCGCTGTTGGCGCTGCAGGCGGCGGGCCTGCGCGTGATCCCGGGCGCCCTGGTCGAGGACTACGTGCTCACCCGCCTGGAGCACGACGCCGACACGCTGTACGCGCGCCTGTTGGCCGCCGCCGAGCCGGTCGAATTGTTCGCCGGCAGCGTCGGGATCATCTACGAACGCCCCCTGTCGGGGCATTACTTTCGCATCGACACGGGCGATGCCGTGCTGCGTTCGCGCTCGCTGTGGGACGAGGACCTGCCGCTCGCCGCGCTCGTGCCGGGTGAAGCGCGCACCGCGCGCCTGCCCGGGCCGCTCGATCAGACCCTGCTGGTCCTCAGCCGCGGCTACCAAGTGGCGGGGCAGGCGGTCACCATCGCCGTGGCCGAGGACGTGAGCGCCATGGAGCGGACCGTGGCGCGCCTGGAGCGGCAACTGCTCGGCGCCATGCTGGCGGCGGTGGTGCTGGTGCTGTTGTTGCAGCTGCTGGTGATCCGCCGCGCGCTGCGCCCGGTGGATGCCGCGGTGGCCGCCTGCCGCTCGCTGGAGCGCGGCGCGCCCGCCCCGGTCGAGCTGCGGGCGCCGCGCGAGATCGAGCCGCTGGTGGAGGCCATCAACCGCCTGGTGCGCCACCACGGCCGGCGCCTCGCGCGCCAGCGGCGCGCGCTCGGTAACTTGAGTCACGCGCTCAAGACGCCGCTCGCGGTGCTCGGTCAGATCGCCGACGAGACCGCTGCGCGCGGCGACCACGCCACCGCCGAGGCGCTGCGCGCGCCCTTGGCGACGATGCACCGCACGGTCGAGCGCGAACTGCGCCGCGCGCGACTGGCCGGTCGCGACCAACCCGGCGCGGGCTTCGATGCGCGCGCGGAACTGCCGCCGCTCGCCGAGGCCCTGCAGCGCCTGTACGAGGGGCGCGTGACCATTGACCTGGACGTGCGCGGTGAGCCCGCGCCGCTCGACGCCGAAGACATGCTCGAGCTGTTCGGCAATCTACTCGACAACGCCTGCAAGTGGGCCGCCGCACGCGTGCGGGTGAGCGTGCGCCAGGGCCGAGATCTGGACGCGGTGATCGAGGATGACGGCCCGGGCGTGGCGCCGGAGGCCTACGCGCGCCTCGGCCAGCCCGGCGTGCGCCTCGACGAGCAGACCCCCGGCCACGGCCTCGGCCTCGCGATCGTGCACGACGTGGTCGATCAGTACGAAGGCCGCGTCGCGTACGGCCGCTCGTCCGCGCTTGGCGGCCTGTCCGTCACGCTGCATATCTCCGGCGCGGGACGGTAG
- a CDS encoding restriction endonuclease produces the protein MGKRREPTTEEGSEAPTWFPWWVYLLLAPAAYFGLDSFTSPSALPALPALGDAASPLLTGLTALQYAIPALCLLAAGVAIRTRLLRRSAVAADELASLVGIERPQFETLAREWFRRQGLTERGLGQREVCLVLTADGRLRVVQCKAWQAGIVDADVVRELFDVMAAQRADGGYVVTTGRFTGEARHYASGKHIGLIDGAQLLKMAPAAPGSAGASAATATPAA, from the coding sequence ATGGGCAAGCGGCGAGAACCGACAACCGAGGAGGGCAGCGAGGCGCCCACCTGGTTTCCATGGTGGGTGTATCTGCTCCTCGCCCCCGCCGCTTATTTCGGCCTCGATAGTTTCACGTCACCCTCCGCCCTCCCCGCCCTACCCGCCCTCGGCGACGCCGCCTCACCGCTCCTCACGGGTTTGACCGCCCTGCAATATGCGATCCCCGCGCTCTGCCTGCTGGCCGCAGGCGTCGCCATCCGCACGCGCCTACTGCGCCGCTCGGCCGTAGCGGCCGATGAACTCGCCAGCCTCGTCGGCATCGAGCGGCCGCAGTTCGAGACACTGGCGCGCGAGTGGTTTCGGCGCCAGGGACTCACCGAGCGCGGGCTCGGCCAGCGCGAGGTCTGTTTGGTGCTGACCGCGGACGGGCGGCTGCGGGTGGTGCAGTGCAAGGCATGGCAGGCGGGGATCGTGGACGCCGACGTGGTGCGGGAGCTGTTCGACGTGATGGCGGCGCAGCGCGCCGACGGGGGTTATGTGGTGACCACCGGGCGCTTCACGGGCGAGGCACGCCACTACGCCAGCGGCAAACACATCGGACTGATCGACGGCGCGCAGTTGCTGAAGATGGCTCCGGCCGCGCCGGGCTCCGCTGGCGCTTCGGCCGCCACGGCTACGCCGGCGGCGTGA
- a CDS encoding HIT family protein, with amino-acid sequence MTIASADPNCYFCRVSAGLADPFIFENRSFVGVFDTHPVNPGHALMIPRRHVVSLFELDAAEQADYFDALHGIRQVIESTDLAELYRNMLHREDLRDRPKDHIETVLELPFLGSRPDAYTLGNNDGRAAGRSIDHLHVILLPRYQGDVEDPRGGIRNVIPERANYHRR; translated from the coding sequence ATGACCATCGCCTCAGCCGACCCGAACTGCTACTTCTGCCGGGTGTCCGCCGGTCTGGCCGACCCGTTCATCTTCGAGAACCGCTCGTTCGTCGGCGTCTTCGATACCCACCCGGTCAATCCGGGCCACGCCCTGATGATCCCCCGGCGGCACGTCGTCTCCCTGTTCGAGTTGGACGCAGCGGAGCAGGCGGATTACTTCGACGCCCTCCACGGCATCCGGCAGGTGATCGAAAGCACCGACCTGGCCGAGCTCTACCGCAACATGCTGCACCGGGAAGACCTGCGGGACCGACCGAAGGACCACATCGAAACCGTGCTGGAACTCCCCTTCCTCGGCAGCCGCCCCGACGCGTACACCCTCGGCAACAACGACGGCCGCGCCGCCGGGCGCAGCATCGACCACCTGCATGTCATCCTCCTGCCGCGCTACCAAGGCGACGTCGAAGATCCGAGGGGCGGCATCCGCAACGTCATCCCGGAGCGCGCGAATTACCACAGGCGCTGA